The following are encoded in a window of Onthophagus taurus isolate NC chromosome 3, IU_Otau_3.0, whole genome shotgun sequence genomic DNA:
- the LOC111421521 gene encoding uncharacterized protein, with product MEPNKSLNENFMYNSMLARALILLVPPNERDLLRLWITKLHEVEETVENLRRRNEYMWFLLLMLQSKQLQMPFISAPPVGDLRDLRDLLATDVYEDVLTSTDLSWLDTIPLTSKEPTGPTKTYPRAPPAEFMKNQPIPFNGMICYLAAFSDHDF from the exons atggagcCGAATAAATCgttgaatgaaaattttatgtacaACAGCATGTTGGCGAGAGCTTTGATATTATTAGTCCCACCGAATg AACGAGATCTTTTAAGATTATGGATAACGAAATTACACGAAGTCGAAGAAACCGTCGAAAATTTACGAAGAAGAAACGAATACATGTGGTTTTTACTGTTAATGCTGCAAAGTAAACAGCTTCAGATGCCTTTTATTTCAGCCCCACCAGTAGGAGATTTGAGAGATCTTAGAGATCTTTTG GCAACGGATGTTTATGAGGATGTGTTAACATCAACTGATTTGTCTTGGTTGGATACGATTCCTTTGACAAGTAAAGAACCTACGGGTCCAACAAAAACATATCCAAGAGCACCTCCAGCtgaatttatgaaaaatcaaCCAATTCCTTTTAATGGGATGATTTGTTATCTTGCAGCTTTTAGCGATCACGacttttaa